Proteins found in one Fulvitalea axinellae genomic segment:
- a CDS encoding ADP-ribosylglycohydrolase family protein, translating to MDNQAVGMLVGLAVGDAVGVPFEFLTREEMRKNPAKEMVGYGTHHQPPGTWSDDSSMTFCLAEAMLSGYNLESVASNFIRWKKESYWTARNEVFDIGITTAKSISRLETVLEEGESALASLKYGAVESDNGNGSLMRILPLVFEIRGKEIDEQFRIVWENSALTHRHVRAGMSCLVYLKVVEYLLDGKSPDEAYSAMRDNILELWEAIDFADSEREKFNRVIQSDIRKLAYEDLLSGGYVIESLEASLWCLLKSETYEEVVLKSVNLGHDTDTTAAISGGLAGLYFGVDNIPVFWRASLARLEDIVALGEKISRKYAKEELC from the coding sequence ATGGATAATCAGGCAGTGGGAATGCTTGTAGGGCTTGCCGTGGGCGATGCCGTAGGTGTTCCGTTCGAATTTTTGACAAGAGAGGAAATGAGAAAAAATCCGGCTAAAGAGATGGTCGGGTACGGAACGCATCACCAACCGCCCGGAACGTGGTCTGATGACAGTTCGATGACTTTCTGCCTTGCCGAGGCGATGCTGTCGGGATATAACCTGGAATCCGTAGCGAGTAATTTTATACGTTGGAAAAAAGAATCGTATTGGACAGCGAGAAACGAGGTGTTCGATATCGGGATTACTACCGCCAAATCTATCAGCAGACTTGAAACTGTTTTGGAGGAAGGAGAGTCCGCTTTGGCTTCGTTGAAATACGGCGCCGTGGAATCCGATAACGGAAACGGTTCTTTGATGAGGATTCTTCCTTTGGTATTCGAAATACGTGGAAAAGAAATCGATGAGCAATTCCGGATTGTTTGGGAGAATTCAGCCTTGACCCATCGTCATGTTCGTGCGGGAATGAGTTGTTTGGTTTATCTGAAGGTGGTGGAATATCTGTTGGACGGAAAAAGTCCGGACGAGGCTTATTCCGCAATGCGAGACAATATACTGGAACTTTGGGAGGCGATAGATTTCGCTGATTCGGAAAGGGAAAAGTTCAATCGTGTAATACAATCCGACATTAGGAAACTCGCGTATGAGGATTTGCTTTCGGGCGGATATGTTATAGAGTCTTTGGAAGCTTCGCTTTGGTGTTTGTTAAAATCGGAGACTTACGAGGAGGTTGTGTTGAAGTCCGTCAACTTGGGACACGATACGGACACCACGGCGGCGATTTCCGGCGGATTGGCCGGGTTGTATTTTGGTGTGGATAATATTCCTGTTTTTTGGAGAGCGTCTCTGGCAAGGCTTGAGGATATTGTCGCACTTGGTGAAAAGATCAGCCGAAAATACGCCAAAGAGGAACTGTGCTGA
- a CDS encoding DUF4349 domain-containing protein — protein sequence MRYILTILLLGVTFSCTTSKHYNAARQSKSMSIQKSMPGTEHHKMVYDVTLRIAIDEIDSAAVRIKRTVYSKKGMIVEASLNKTVCRVPAKRLEQTLQQLSALGKVRYKNIVAKDVTDTYYDFKIRLENAQKANNRYLELLKRANNVTDILRIEKEVERLTEKIETLKARLDNLDRMIDYSTITIEYSRREKPGLIGYIGVGLYHSVKWLFVRN from the coding sequence ATGAGATACATCCTAACTATCCTGCTCTTAGGTGTCACGTTTTCCTGCACCACTTCAAAGCATTACAATGCCGCAAGGCAATCTAAATCAATGTCTATTCAAAAAAGTATGCCGGGCACTGAACATCATAAAATGGTGTACGATGTCACGTTACGCATAGCCATTGACGAAATAGACTCCGCAGCCGTCAGGATAAAGCGAACCGTATACTCGAAAAAGGGAATGATAGTGGAAGCATCGCTCAACAAAACCGTATGTCGAGTGCCCGCCAAGCGGCTTGAGCAAACTCTCCAACAACTATCCGCTTTGGGAAAAGTACGTTACAAAAACATCGTGGCCAAAGACGTTACAGACACTTACTATGACTTCAAAATACGTTTGGAGAACGCCCAAAAAGCGAATAACCGGTATTTGGAACTGCTAAAACGGGCCAACAACGTAACCGATATTTTACGCATAGAAAAGGAAGTTGAGCGTTTGACAGAAAAGATCGAAACTCTGAAAGCGCGCTTGGATAACTTGGACCGGATGATTGATTACTCCACCATTACCATCGAATATAGCCGAAGGGAAAAACCCGGTTTAATCGGATATATTGGCGTCGGGTTGTACCATTCCGTAAAGTGGCTATTTGTCAGAAATTAA
- a CDS encoding VOC family protein: MKEIEFILYVADQEKSKRFYEQLFQMKPSLDVPGMTEFRLSDSVKLGLMPENGIAKIIGEKMPHPNKGAGIPRCELYLKVDEAKEYLERGIKFGGNKIDDLKDRDWGDKVGYISDIDGHIIAFCESVSSERN, translated from the coding sequence ATGAAAGAAATCGAATTTATACTATACGTCGCCGATCAGGAAAAAAGCAAACGCTTCTACGAGCAACTCTTTCAGATGAAACCCAGCTTGGATGTTCCGGGAATGACCGAGTTCAGATTATCCGATTCCGTGAAATTAGGCTTAATGCCCGAAAACGGAATCGCAAAAATAATCGGTGAAAAGATGCCTCACCCAAATAAAGGGGCAGGGATCCCGAGGTGTGAGCTTTACTTAAAAGTAGACGAAGCGAAGGAATACCTGGAAAGAGGCATCAAATTCGGCGGAAATAAAATTGACGATCTGAAAGACAGGGATTGGGGAGACAAAGTTGGATATATTTCCGATATAGACGGGCATATAATCGCATTCTGCGAAAGCGTTTCCTCGGAGAGGAATTGA
- a CDS encoding serine hydrolase domain-containing protein has protein sequence MKKQILRAVLLLGTVISLFYVPWPLVRAWTLPLPETVQQQTEEALDHGFEGIIVYVDEAGKSPEFFTAGWHDRYKKIPAKPDALFKIASISKLYTAVAITKLVKEGRLSLDQTLADHFPELAGKIENAKKITLRMMVRHRSGIPNYTDTHHYWEAPKDTNKEKLELVLGLPANFVPDTDYEYSNTNYLLLAEIMDKVLGYGHHRYIKENILKPLGLNNTFASLKEVDLDKVMSGYHVGYHADLKTDKHGMLATAEDVGKFIRALNDGSVFREGEREIYSSIYAFEHTGLVPGYQSIAKYHKDLDTVVIQFTNTTYFEGYHWNLSEIVYRRIVKILRSRNNSKV, from the coding sequence ATGAAAAAACAAATCCTAAGAGCCGTACTCCTTCTGGGAACCGTTATTTCCTTGTTTTACGTCCCTTGGCCTTTGGTGCGGGCTTGGACTTTGCCTCTTCCCGAAACCGTCCAGCAACAGACCGAAGAAGCCCTAGACCACGGATTCGAGGGAATAATCGTATACGTGGACGAAGCGGGAAAGTCACCTGAATTTTTCACGGCGGGCTGGCACGATAGGTACAAAAAAATTCCGGCCAAGCCGGACGCCTTGTTCAAGATAGCCAGCATCAGCAAATTGTATACAGCTGTCGCCATAACCAAATTGGTGAAAGAAGGCCGTTTGTCTCTGGACCAAACCCTCGCCGACCATTTTCCGGAATTGGCAGGAAAAATAGAGAATGCCAAGAAAATCACGTTGCGGATGATGGTTCGCCACCGGAGCGGGATTCCGAATTATACCGATACCCACCATTACTGGGAAGCTCCCAAAGATACCAACAAAGAAAAGCTGGAACTTGTCCTCGGTTTGCCAGCCAACTTCGTCCCAGATACCGATTACGAATACAGCAATACGAACTATCTGTTGTTAGCCGAAATTATGGACAAAGTCTTGGGCTACGGCCACCACCGATATATCAAGGAGAATATACTGAAGCCACTGGGGCTAAACAATACTTTTGCGTCACTGAAAGAGGTGGATTTGGATAAGGTCATGAGCGGATACCACGTAGGCTATCACGCCGACCTAAAAACCGACAAACACGGAATGCTGGCTACCGCCGAAGACGTAGGCAAGTTTATCAGGGCACTGAACGACGGCTCGGTATTTAGGGAAGGCGAACGGGAGATTTATTCCTCCATCTACGCTTTTGAACACACCGGCCTAGTCCCTGGCTACCAAAGCATAGCCAAATACCATAAAGACCTAGACACCGTCGTGATTCAGTTTACCAACACCACGTATTTTGAAGGATACCACTGGAACCTTTCGGAGATTGTTTATAGGCGGATCGTGAAGATATTAAGAAGTAGAAATAACAGTAAAGTATAG
- a CDS encoding DUF6653 family protein, with the protein MEEKLAKLFGLNDENWLKHANPKSVWTRAPLLPFIVLAIWSKEWIGIWCLAPLTTLFIWTIINPSFFPAPKTTNNWASKAVLGEKIWINRKKTPIPTHHNRAINILVSVQLTGLVLIIIGIYQLNPWQAISGTICVFLGKMWFLDRTVWIFEDMKDNPEYSNLLF; encoded by the coding sequence ATGGAAGAAAAACTCGCTAAGCTTTTCGGTTTGAATGATGAGAATTGGCTAAAGCACGCCAACCCCAAAAGCGTATGGACCCGGGCCCCTTTGCTCCCTTTTATTGTATTGGCTATTTGGAGCAAAGAATGGATCGGCATTTGGTGTCTGGCTCCGCTAACCACACTTTTTATATGGACCATAATCAACCCCTCGTTTTTTCCTGCACCGAAGACCACCAACAACTGGGCATCAAAAGCCGTATTGGGCGAAAAAATATGGATCAACAGAAAGAAAACCCCGATACCCACACATCACAACCGAGCGATCAACATCCTCGTTTCGGTACAGCTTACAGGCCTTGTCCTAATCATTATCGGGATATACCAGCTAAACCCGTGGCAGGCAATTTCGGGCACCATATGCGTGTTTTTGGGCAAAATGTGGTTTTTGGATAGGACTGTCTGGATTTTTGAAGATATGAAAGATAATCCGGAGTACAGCAACCTTCTTTTTTAG
- a CDS encoding TlpA family protein disulfide reductase: MRPFLNISLFFFIILFGCNPQKKETLNQFSAQVDTLVLKTNKAKGYGMLNYSVAYGIVTQDTADHREFPVIYPENLHDIKIASARIDTKPARYKRLKKNNSEYLPKFLVKNFPQNIDTANLPTTEENTINILLAKRDGKKVFVVDENNNQDFRDDSVRLLKNYDYKRPELIKCQYSIYNGSKLTKTSGWINTGGDPLMFSVAHHLESSFSIGNNTYKIEAVNGGPFFRFCFENPMLALVSQNGVQKDSVVTSEIIEKGEYLKLGDSFFRLENVSNDGSLVTLIKEKDISDKIGTQVGFMAPDFESRTIDGDSVRSEDFKGKYLLVANLTACGDREENYGYFKDLKQKYGSSFDIVGVENSRESLKQLIKKLSLDGKFIIAEDNPSMRKNYREDFSSRTCFLINPQGKIADKFELSAWKATLSKHFE; this comes from the coding sequence ATGAGACCATTTTTAAATATCTCACTCTTCTTTTTTATTATACTTTTTGGATGTAATCCACAGAAAAAAGAAACGCTCAACCAATTCAGCGCACAAGTTGACACGCTGGTGCTGAAAACGAACAAAGCGAAAGGTTATGGCATGCTGAACTATTCCGTCGCTTACGGAATTGTAACGCAAGACACGGCCGATCACCGTGAATTTCCAGTAATTTACCCCGAAAACCTCCATGACATAAAAATCGCAAGTGCGCGGATTGACACTAAACCAGCCCGATACAAAAGACTCAAAAAGAATAATTCGGAGTATCTTCCAAAATTTCTCGTGAAGAACTTCCCACAGAATATTGATACGGCGAACTTACCCACAACCGAGGAGAATACGATAAATATACTATTGGCGAAAAGAGACGGAAAAAAAGTATTCGTTGTTGACGAAAATAACAATCAGGACTTCAGGGACGACTCTGTCCGGCTACTCAAAAATTATGATTACAAACGGCCTGAACTTATAAAATGCCAATACAGCATCTATAACGGATCCAAGCTAACCAAAACCTCCGGCTGGATTAATACAGGCGGAGATCCCTTGATGTTTTCAGTGGCGCACCATTTGGAATCGTCATTTTCCATTGGCAACAACACCTATAAAATTGAAGCCGTAAACGGAGGGCCATTTTTTCGCTTCTGTTTCGAAAACCCGATGCTGGCGCTTGTTAGCCAAAACGGCGTACAGAAAGATTCCGTGGTTACCAGCGAGATTATCGAAAAGGGGGAATACCTGAAATTGGGCGACAGTTTTTTCAGATTGGAAAACGTTTCGAATGACGGCAGTTTGGTTACGCTGATAAAAGAGAAAGACATAAGCGACAAAATCGGGACGCAAGTCGGGTTTATGGCCCCCGATTTTGAAAGCCGGACAATCGACGGAGATTCGGTCCGTTCGGAAGACTTTAAGGGGAAATATTTATTGGTAGCTAATCTAACCGCTTGCGGTGACCGTGAGGAAAATTACGGATACTTTAAGGACCTAAAACAAAAATACGGATCCAGCTTTGATATTGTCGGGGTGGAAAATTCACGGGAATCTCTCAAACAGCTTATCAAAAAGCTGAGCCTAGACGGAAAGTTTATAATTGCGGAAGACAATCCGAGCATGCGAAAAAACTACAGGGAAGATTTCAGTTCCAGAACCTGCTTCCTTATTAATCCACAAGGAAAAATAGCCGACAAATTCGAACTGAGCGCTTGGAAGGCAACATTATCAAAGCACTTTGAATAG
- a CDS encoding DUF2752 domain-containing protein, which translates to MEIAFFPNKLLRGFIKDVGVRYDFNVLASNILLLVIFLVLKDSFLELIGLVPHFCLIDRLFGVECPVCGTTRAFCEMSKGNFAGAWSLNPTSLAVATFFLIQIPLRTMALVKKDYSIKITLFSKYFSQLILAIIIINWLINF; encoded by the coding sequence ATGGAAATCGCTTTTTTCCCAAACAAATTACTTAGAGGCTTTATAAAAGACGTTGGTGTCCGGTATGATTTTAACGTACTGGCCAGCAATATCCTGCTTCTGGTTATCTTTTTGGTGCTAAAAGATTCCTTTTTAGAGTTAATCGGTTTGGTTCCGCATTTTTGTCTTATAGACCGCCTATTCGGAGTGGAATGCCCCGTATGCGGTACGACAAGAGCCTTTTGCGAAATGTCAAAGGGCAACTTCGCCGGCGCTTGGTCCCTGAATCCCACAAGTTTGGCCGTGGCCACGTTTTTTCTCATACAAATACCCCTGAGAACGATGGCCTTGGTCAAGAAAGACTATTCGATAAAAATCACACTCTTTTCGAAATACTTTAGCCAGCTGATTCTGGCGATTATTATAATTAATTGGTTAATAAATTTTTAG
- a CDS encoding SMI1/KNR4 family protein — MEKYSEQIKRIKSKLPKAAKADPDLKVFGADSHNYSLGSPANAEDVMAFEKKYSVSLPDCFKAFILQVGNGGSGFQTSGAGPFYGIYPFDKGVGYLMYDDIEMYLKKDCTLWPGITDEDWEKISEKAESDDISDDEYEEEIGRIYGGILPIGSQGCTYLHGMVLAGKYRGKVVNMDMDFQKPRFTFEDNFLDWYERWLDEVISGDLICDTASWFGYTMGGPEEKLLETFRHSADKNTKIEALYGLLRKKQLSPSVLDTISQTMENAEGDIYRLSLQIIVKNKHPKWKSYLAEAGEKDLLATFKFIYWYDEPNISDWKEFTVSLMPRVTEPDTFRFLTYILQGCAFDYGKLIAGFIKNENEEIRSTAVYSLGKLMKKEDYLETFILGLNDRSNQVVHSSLQALSGVKNNKLLPHYENIALRFPVEKDYILTNLEYRLSEFGIDLKQLRKANQEKFRQNQINNQKR; from the coding sequence ATGGAAAAATACTCTGAACAGATAAAGCGAATAAAATCGAAACTGCCAAAGGCAGCCAAAGCCGATCCGGACCTAAAAGTGTTTGGCGCCGACAGTCACAACTATTCCTTGGGATCGCCCGCCAATGCGGAAGATGTGATGGCTTTCGAAAAAAAATATTCCGTCAGCCTGCCCGATTGTTTCAAGGCTTTTATCCTACAAGTGGGCAATGGCGGTAGCGGTTTCCAAACATCAGGCGCCGGGCCGTTTTACGGCATATATCCTTTCGATAAAGGTGTGGGATATCTGATGTACGACGATATCGAAATGTACCTCAAAAAAGATTGTACGCTTTGGCCTGGCATCACCGACGAGGATTGGGAAAAAATCAGCGAAAAAGCCGAAAGCGACGACATCTCGGACGATGAGTACGAGGAAGAAATCGGCCGTATTTATGGCGGTATTTTGCCCATTGGCTCCCAAGGTTGTACTTACCTCCACGGTATGGTTCTGGCCGGAAAATATCGGGGAAAAGTGGTGAATATGGATATGGATTTCCAGAAGCCGCGCTTTACTTTCGAAGACAATTTTTTGGATTGGTACGAAAGGTGGCTCGATGAAGTCATCTCCGGAGACCTTATCTGCGATACGGCGAGCTGGTTTGGGTACACCATGGGCGGGCCAGAAGAAAAACTTCTGGAAACGTTTCGCCACAGCGCCGATAAGAATACCAAAATTGAAGCGCTTTATGGGTTGTTGCGAAAAAAACAGCTGAGCCCTTCCGTATTGGATACCATTAGCCAAACGATGGAAAACGCCGAGGGCGATATTTACAGACTATCACTCCAGATTATAGTCAAAAACAAACATCCGAAGTGGAAAAGTTATTTGGCCGAAGCTGGCGAAAAGGACCTCTTGGCTACTTTTAAATTTATCTACTGGTACGACGAGCCTAATATTTCCGACTGGAAAGAATTTACGGTCAGTCTAATGCCAAGAGTTACCGAACCGGACACTTTCCGCTTCCTCACTTATATTCTTCAAGGATGCGCTTTCGATTACGGAAAACTAATCGCCGGGTTTATAAAAAACGAAAATGAGGAAATCAGATCAACAGCCGTCTATTCGCTCGGAAAACTGATGAAAAAGGAAGATTATCTGGAAACCTTTATTCTGGGATTGAACGACCGTTCGAACCAAGTGGTACACTCTTCGCTTCAAGCCTTGTCCGGCGTAAAAAACAATAAGCTTCTGCCTCACTACGAGAATATAGCGCTCAGATTCCCCGTCGAAAAAGATTATATCTTGACTAATCTGGAATACAGACTATCAGAATTCGGGATAGACCTAAAACAGCTCAGGAAAGCGAACCAGGAAAAGTTTCGACAAAATCAGATAAATAACCAAAAGCGATAA
- a CDS encoding alpha/beta hydrolase, which yields MKAKLIIALLFLLISGTGVAKSGDRYIFFIHNRFLETHGLDELHPTFGRMEYREILSEFKNSGFKVISEIRNGNVNAREYAIGVTEQIDSLIRSGVKPSEITVVGTSKGGYIAQYVSTFANNPDLNFVFVACFQNSDIEDIPEINFCGNILTIYEKSDPFGVSALERKETSACDIRHFEEIKLNTGMGHGFLFKPFKEWIVPTVKWANGNYKVN from the coding sequence ATGAAAGCGAAACTGATAATCGCCCTCCTGTTTTTATTGATCTCGGGCACCGGCGTAGCGAAAAGTGGCGACCGGTATATTTTCTTTATCCATAACCGATTTCTGGAAACCCACGGACTTGATGAACTCCACCCGACGTTTGGCAGAATGGAATACCGGGAAATTTTATCGGAATTTAAGAACAGCGGATTTAAGGTCATTAGCGAAATCAGAAACGGGAACGTAAATGCCCGGGAATACGCCATCGGTGTTACGGAACAAATTGACAGCTTGATCCGAAGCGGAGTCAAACCGAGCGAAATAACGGTCGTCGGGACTTCAAAAGGAGGATATATAGCCCAATACGTATCGACATTCGCCAATAACCCGGATTTGAATTTCGTTTTTGTCGCATGTTTCCAAAACAGTGACATCGAAGACATTCCGGAGATTAACTTTTGTGGAAATATCCTTACGATTTACGAAAAATCGGATCCGTTCGGAGTCTCAGCCTTGGAACGAAAAGAAACTTCGGCTTGTGATATCCGCCATTTTGAAGAAATAAAACTGAATACTGGCATGGGACACGGTTTTTTGTTCAAGCCATTTAAAGAATGGATCGTCCCGACCGTGAAATGGGCAAACGGGAACTATAAAGTGAACTGA
- a CDS encoding GNAT family N-acetyltransferase — protein MTIFTTERLAARELMPADADHYFDMMGNPNVMNPIPREVMSREESDAHLENFLNTDMSQTDTKVWAIEIKDGKEFIGLCAFLKNDENEDEIGYRLREKYWRRGLGTEITRGLIEFGFGKMGMEKITADVDTRNLNSVKILEKFMSPAKEFFNDSDDCVDRRYELFRADWLGR, from the coding sequence ATGACCATTTTCACAACAGAACGACTCGCCGCCAGAGAGCTGATGCCGGCGGACGCTGACCATTATTTCGATATGATGGGCAACCCGAACGTTATGAACCCTATTCCGAGAGAAGTGATGAGCCGGGAAGAAAGCGACGCTCACTTGGAAAATTTCCTGAATACGGATATGAGCCAAACCGACACGAAAGTGTGGGCGATAGAGATCAAAGACGGAAAAGAATTCATAGGGCTTTGTGCCTTTTTGAAAAACGACGAAAACGAGGACGAAATCGGTTACCGGCTAAGGGAAAAGTATTGGAGAAGGGGTTTGGGAACGGAAATTACCAGAGGCTTGATCGAATTCGGATTCGGGAAAATGGGAATGGAAAAAATCACCGCCGATGTGGATACCAGAAACCTGAACTCGGTAAAGATTCTGGAAAAATTTATGTCGCCGGCAAAGGAGTTTTTTAATGATTCGGACGATTGTGTGGATCGGCGGTATGAGTTGTTTAGGGCTGATTGGTTGGGGCGGTAA
- a CDS encoding DUF1801 domain-containing protein, which translates to MKNLTHKTDPKVDEVFANYPDGVRDKMLFLKKLVIETAKETDGVDKLEETLKWGEPSFVTKNGSTLRMDWKRKSPDQYAMYFQCSSRLVETFRAVFEDRFEYEGNRAIIFQLDQDIPVTELKECIKATLTYHKVKHLITLGI; encoded by the coding sequence ATGAAAAACCTAACGCATAAAACAGATCCAAAAGTAGACGAGGTATTCGCCAATTACCCTGATGGTGTGCGGGATAAAATGCTTTTTTTGAAAAAGTTGGTGATAGAAACCGCCAAAGAAACGGACGGCGTTGACAAACTGGAGGAAACGCTGAAATGGGGCGAGCCCAGTTTCGTTACGAAAAACGGAAGCACGCTCCGAATGGACTGGAAGAGGAAAAGCCCCGATCAATACGCCATGTATTTCCAATGTTCAAGCCGGCTCGTGGAAACGTTTAGGGCCGTATTTGAGGACCGGTTCGAATACGAAGGAAATCGGGCAATCATATTTCAGCTTGACCAGGATATTCCCGTAACGGAACTAAAGGAATGCATAAAAGCGACGCTGACTTACCATAAGGTAAAACACCTGATAACGCTGGGAATCTGA
- a CDS encoding DUF4274 domain-containing protein has protein sequence MEEWTESVEQSSNPFFLKECAEIYNWNDGMEFPIAIANNQYCDKGTALTLFWLAGGLSVFTGENKRNEHNGEWFDFCETLIDRLTKNVYPEGPVDFDPPINKVTAYKYRKAGIPATLYEKVEGKKS, from the coding sequence ATAGAGGAATGGACGGAGTCTGTCGAGCAATCAAGCAATCCGTTTTTTCTCAAGGAATGCGCCGAGATATATAATTGGAATGACGGAATGGAATTCCCTATAGCTATCGCCAACAACCAGTATTGCGACAAGGGCACGGCACTTACCTTATTTTGGTTGGCCGGAGGCCTATCTGTTTTTACCGGCGAAAACAAACGTAACGAACACAATGGCGAGTGGTTCGACTTCTGCGAAACGCTGATTGACCGATTGACAAAAAACGTATACCCCGAAGGCCCCGTCGATTTTGATCCACCCATAAATAAAGTGACCGCCTACAAGTACAGAAAAGCGGGTATCCCCGCCACGCTGTATGAAAAAGTGGAAGGGAAGAAATCATAA
- a CDS encoding MepB family protein, giving the protein MNNSLSRINTEVYSKCGLVISNVRTESEGKEYHACRFELNGLKIISRNGKVTPKKAGQFVTFWKRNQEDITEPFHVSDPIDFYVITVEDKDRLGQFVFPKTALIKNGILSTDKKEGKRGFRVYPPWDKAGNKQAEKTQQWQLAFFFETGGENGIGKATGLFGLS; this is encoded by the coding sequence ATGAATAATAGCCTGAGCAGAATCAATACGGAAGTTTACAGTAAGTGTGGCTTAGTGATTTCCAACGTCCGCACGGAAAGTGAGGGCAAGGAGTACCATGCCTGCCGGTTTGAACTGAACGGTTTAAAAATAATCAGTAGAAACGGGAAGGTGACTCCCAAAAAGGCCGGACAGTTTGTGACTTTCTGGAAAAGAAACCAAGAAGATATCACCGAGCCGTTTCACGTGTCCGACCCTATAGATTTTTATGTCATAACGGTGGAAGATAAAGACCGGCTGGGCCAATTCGTTTTTCCGAAAACCGCACTGATAAAAAACGGAATCCTATCAACAGACAAAAAAGAAGGCAAAAGGGGCTTTAGGGTGTATCCGCCTTGGGATAAAGCGGGAAACAAGCAGGCGGAAAAAACCCAACAATGGCAGTTGGCCTTCTTTTTTGAAACCGGCGGAGAAAACGGAATTGGAAAGGCGACCGGACTTTTCGGACTAAGTTGA
- a CDS encoding glycoside hydrolase family 16 protein, protein MKFRSVFTVYFFTALAFFACTEKPSKIIDSYIYLQNDGRSKDQWKLVWSDEFNGPSLDTTKWTKIPKCEAAWCKHLSDDPRCFEFSDGKLHLLGINNPDTLSDPRPYLTGGIWSKGKFAYQYGKVEIRAKLESAQGAWPAIWMLAEQNKYGEYPKNGEIDIMEHLNFDSLIYQTTHSHYTLNLKQTKKPPHGGTAAFDPGVFNTFGLEWYPDKLVFTLNGKPSFSYPALKGVDSSQWPYDQPFYLLIDQQLKGSWVGDVNPEHLPVRMIIDWVRVYQ, encoded by the coding sequence ATGAAATTTCGTTCTGTATTTACGGTTTACTTTTTTACCGCACTGGCTTTTTTCGCCTGTACCGAAAAGCCTTCCAAAATCATCGATTCGTATATCTATCTCCAAAACGACGGACGAAGCAAAGACCAGTGGAAACTAGTATGGTCCGACGAATTCAACGGCCCTAGCCTTGATACGACCAAATGGACAAAAATTCCCAAATGCGAAGCCGCTTGGTGCAAACATTTGAGCGATGATCCCAGATGTTTCGAATTTTCCGACGGAAAGCTTCACCTTCTCGGCATAAACAATCCCGATACTCTATCCGACCCGCGTCCGTACCTGACGGGCGGAATATGGAGCAAAGGAAAATTCGCTTACCAATACGGAAAAGTGGAAATCCGGGCGAAGCTGGAAAGCGCCCAAGGCGCTTGGCCCGCAATATGGATGCTGGCGGAACAAAATAAATACGGGGAGTATCCGAAAAACGGCGAAATAGACATAATGGAGCATCTGAACTTCGATAGCCTGATTTATCAAACCACGCATTCGCATTATACCCTGAACCTTAAGCAAACGAAAAAACCTCCGCACGGTGGCACCGCCGCTTTCGATCCCGGCGTGTTCAATACTTTTGGCCTTGAGTGGTATCCGGACAAGCTGGTTTTTACGCTCAACGGCAAGCCATCCTTCAGCTATCCCGCCCTAAAAGGCGTCGATTCCAGCCAATGGCCTTACGACCAGCCGTTCTATCTTCTGATAGACCAACAGTTAAAAGGCTCTTGGGTCGGTGATGTCAATCCCGAGCACCTGCCCGTACGGATGATTATAGATTGGGTGCGGGTTTACCAATAA